A region from the Beduinella massiliensis genome encodes:
- a CDS encoding MFS transporter, producing MAQNAYKWKIGAYYAAEYAASSAWNGFVTLYYAARGMDVGQVSLLMASGPLVALAALPLTGYAADRAPSRNAVHRLLFACCAACSLLFLRAEGFWTLLLYTCLFSFFSTCIAPMGETVTLSYLHREGLPFGRLRMAGTLSYALCSYALGALLDGSIERFVPIVCAAYALGGLCSLLLPSVPTGEHKKRPRFLSLLKKKELRTLLAFALCLQAAQGVFYTLYGLLMTQTLGGSRADVGLGTLVGTLAEVPFLLFADRLLRRFGAPRLLIASAAGLSLRFLVMGLIPSRGAAIASQALCACGIIVCAFAMAQYVSLSVPRDSAASGQMLLYVATYAVARALGSLISFALSRFVSLPASFLCCAGLCALALALFFRALLRLPGLPNEEA from the coding sequence ATGGAAGATCGGCGCGTATTATGCAGCGGAGTACGCCGCCTCAAGCGCGTGGAACGGCTTTGTGACGCTCTACTACGCCGCGCGCGGCATGGACGTGGGCCAGGTGAGCCTGCTCATGGCGTCCGGCCCGCTGGTGGCGCTCGCCGCCCTGCCGCTCACCGGCTACGCAGCCGACCGCGCCCCCAGCCGCAACGCCGTGCACCGGCTGCTGTTCGCCTGCTGCGCCGCGTGCAGCCTGCTCTTTCTGCGGGCGGAAGGTTTCTGGACGCTGCTGCTGTACACCTGCCTGTTCTCCTTCTTTTCCACCTGCATCGCGCCCATGGGCGAAACGGTGACGCTCAGCTACCTGCATCGGGAAGGACTGCCCTTCGGCCGTCTGCGCATGGCGGGCACGCTCTCCTACGCGCTTTGCAGCTATGCGCTGGGCGCGCTGCTGGATGGAAGCATCGAGCGCTTCGTCCCCATCGTGTGCGCCGCCTACGCGCTGGGTGGGCTCTGCAGCCTGCTGCTGCCCTCCGTGCCCACGGGGGAGCACAAAAAGCGCCCGCGCTTTCTTTCCCTTCTCAAAAAGAAGGAGCTGCGGACGCTGCTCGCCTTCGCGCTCTGCCTTCAGGCGGCGCAGGGGGTGTTTTATACGCTGTACGGCCTGCTCATGACACAGACGCTCGGCGGCTCGCGGGCGGACGTGGGGCTGGGCACGCTCGTGGGCACGCTCGCGGAGGTTCCCTTCCTGCTCTTCGCGGACAGACTGCTCCGCCGCTTCGGGGCGCCCCGTCTGCTGATCGCCTCCGCCGCAGGGCTTAGCCTGCGCTTTCTCGTGATGGGCCTCATCCCCTCCCGCGGCGCGGCCATCGCCTCGCAGGCCCTTTGCGCGTGCGGCATCATCGTCTGCGCGTTCGCCATGGCGCAATACGTGAGCCTCTCCGTGCCCCGCGACAGCGCTGCCTCCGGCCAGATGCTGCTCTACGTCGCCACCTACGCCGTGGCCCGGGCGCTGGGCAGCCTGATTTCCTTTGCGCTCAGCCGCTTTGTGTCGCTGCCCGCGTCCTTTCTTTGCTGCGCGGGGCTGTGCGCGCTTGCGCTCGCCCTCTTTTTTCGCGCGCTGCTGCGCCTGCCGGGGCTGCCAAACGAAGAAGCGTAG